From a region of the Kwoniella mangroviensis CBS 8507 chromosome 1 map unlocalized Ctg01, whole genome shotgun sequence genome:
- a CDS encoding YggS family pyridoxal phosphate enzyme — protein MSTPISLDYTADRAEELRENIQSVQADIDQAVGSSGSGSKPRLVAISKIKPASDIKALYDAGYRHFGENYIQEMVDKAEVLPRDINWHFVGSLQSNKSKLAASIPNLYVLETLSSTKVADLLQKSLSSDRTTKLNVYIQINTSSEDSKSGLPPLTPDAEGGEVVDLAIHVIEKCPGLNLLGLMTIGSFEASHDASKPNPDFETLKSTRKELSRILQEKGIKDAPKEDELELSMGMSADFVQAVKEGSNSVRVGTRIFGERPKKVSKAA, from the exons ATGTCCACGCCTATCTCACTCGATTACACTGCCGATCGAGCCGAAGAGCTAAGGGAGAATATCCAATCGGTGCAAGCGGACATCGATCAAGCTGTGGGATCGAGTGGGTCTGGATCAAAG CCCCGTCTGGTAGCTATTTCCAAAATCAAACCTGCTTCAGATATCAAGGCATTGTACGATGCGGGGTATAGACATTTCGGCGAGAACTATATACAGGAGATGGTTGACAAGGCCGAGGTG CTACCTCGAGACATAAATTGGCACTTCGTCGGCTCATTGCAGAGTAACAAATCGAAGCTTGCTGCTT CCATACCAAACCTCTACGTTCTCGAGACCCTCTCATCAACCAAAGTAGCCGATCTACTTCAaaaatcactttcttccGATCGTACAACCAAGCTCAACGTTTATATCCAGATCAACACGTCGTCCGAAGACTCGAAATCCGGATTACCACCTCTTACGCCAGATGCAGAAGGCGGAGAAGTAGTGGATCTGGCGATACATGTCATTGAAAAATGTCCAGGATTGAATCTGCTAGGTTTGATGACGATAGGTTCTTTCGAAGCAAGCCACGATGCGTCAAAACCTAACCCGGATTTCGAAACGCTCAAATCGACACGAAAGGAATTATCCAGGATACTGCAAGAGAAAGGGATCAAGGATGCACCGAAAGAGGACGAGTTGGAGTTGAGTATGGGAATGAGTGCGGATTTCGTTCAAGCGGTCAAGGAGGGAAGCAACAGTGTACGAGTGGGGACTAGGATCTTTGGCGAAAGGCCGAAGAAGGTGTCTAAAGCGGCATAG
- a CDS encoding mitochondrial 37S ribosomal protein uS10m, translating into MALPSARSALAAFSRPTISNAVASSSRYLTTTTPRLASPPATTSDDAETGLPVPFPKINKYLSFPQVTPRKPTHGVHVATLHLQSYHPYNLDLTTQFAVHSAHSLNIPTTLPAFLPRERSLYTVLKSPFVKKKAQENFERRTHKRAIKVYDSSKEAVDLWLRYLRQNGLPGVGMKAYVHEYVELGFGKKEQQESDNNQILNEKKIQDAAQDLVKALSSEGEVQAIPAGKDAEQAVNEVVKEEKK; encoded by the exons ATGGCTCTACCCTCCGCTCGTTccgctttggcagcttttTCAAGACCTACCATCTCGAATGCTGTCGCATCGTCTTCTCGGTACTTGAC CACCACCACACCTCGACTCGCTTCACCACCAGCGACAACATCAGACGATGCTGAAACAGGATTACCCGTACCATTCcccaaaatcaacaaatACCTCTCATTCCCACAGGTGACCCCTCGCAAACCCACTCACGGTGTTCACGTAGCGACACTACATCTTCAATCGTATCACCCTTACAACTTGGACCTCACCACACAGTTCGCAGTCCACTCGGCACATTCTCTGAATATCCCAACAACCCTGCCCGCCTTTTTACCCAGAGAAAGGAGTTTATACACCGTACTGAAATCACCATTtgtcaagaagaaggctCAGGAAAACTTCGAGCGAAGGACGCACAAACGAGCTATAAAAGTATACGATTCAAGCAAAGAAGCGGTCGATCTATGGTTAAGATACCTACGTCAAAATGGTTTACCTGGCGTAGGCATGAAAGCTTATGTTCACGAATATGTCGAATTAGGTtttggaaagaaggagcAACAAGAGAGCGACAACAATCAAATCctcaacgagaagaagatccaagatGCTGCTCAAGATCTGGTGAAAGCTTTGTCgagtgaaggtgaagtgCAAGCTATTCCAGCGGGAAAAGATGCTGAACAGGCTGTAAACGAGGTGgtaaaagaggaaaagaaataG